The Caretta caretta isolate rCarCar2 chromosome 10, rCarCar1.hap1, whole genome shotgun sequence genome has a window encoding:
- the CYP1A1 gene encoding cytochrome P450 1A1, protein MKAAMSLLGSQSIISVTEILIASAVFCLTFMVIRSFRQQIPKGLKRLPGPRGYPLIGNVLELGSNPHLTLTQMSQKYGDVMQIRIGTRPVLVLSGLDTIKQALVKQGEDFMGRPDLYSFRYIGDGQSLTFSTDSGEVWRARRKLAQNALKTFSVSPSPNSSSTCLLEEHVSKEADYLIRKLLQLMEEKKRFDPYRYVVVSVANVICAMCFGNRYDHGDQELLSMVNLNNEFGDVAASGNPADFIPVLQYLPSRTMKIFKDLNERFNSFLQKIVKEHYSSFDKDNIRDITDSLIEHCQEKKVYESANIQLSDQKIISIVNDLFGAGFDTVTTALSWSLMYLVTYPEIQKKIHEELDQLIGRERRPRLSDRPLLPYTEAFILEMFRHSSFLPFTIPHCTTKDTVLNGYFIPKDLCVFVNQWQVNHDEKLWKDPSTFNPERFLSAEGTEVNRAESEKVMMFGLGKRKCIGESIGRWEVFLFLTTLLQQLEFSICDGEKADITPQYGLTMKHKRCEHFQIKPRFEVKSSG, encoded by the exons ATGAAGGCTGCAATGTCACTGCTGGGAAGCCAGAGCATTATCTCAGTCACCGAGATCCTTATTGCCTCTGCTGTCTTCTGTCTGACGTTCATGGTCATCAGATCCTTCCGGCAGCAGATCCCCAAGGGGCTGAAGAGGCTCCCAGGACCAAGGGGTTACCCCCTGATAGGCAACGTGCTGGAGCTGGGGAGCAATCCACACCTGACCTTGACTCAGATGAGCCAGAAGTATGGAGATGTGATGCAGATACGGATCGGCACCAGACCTGTGCTTGTGCTGAGTGGTTTGGACACCATCAAACAAGCCCTGGTGAAGCAAGGGGAGGACTTCATGGGGCGCCCTGATCTCTACAGTTTCCGCTACATTGGAGATGGCCAGAGCTTGACCTTCAGCACTGATTCAGGGGAGGTGTGGAGAGCTCGCAGGAAGTTGGCCCAGAATGCCCTGAAGACCTTCTCTGTCTCGCCCAGCCCCAACTCTTCGTCCACCTGCCTCCTCGAGGAGCACGTCTCCAAAGAAGCTGACTACCTAATAAGAAAGTTGCTGCaactgatggaagagaagaagaggtttGACCCCTATCGGTATGTGGTGGTCTCTGTGGCCAATGTCATCTGTGCCATGTGCTTTGGCAACCGTTACGACCATGGTGACCAGGAGCTGCTCAGTATGGTAAACCTGAACAATGAGTTTGGGGATGTGGCTGCTTCCGGCAACCCTGCAGATTTCATCCCAGTGCTCCAGTATCTCCCTAGCCGCAccatgaaaattttcaaggaTCTCAATGAGAGGTTCAACTCCTTTTTGCAGAAGATTGTTAAGGAGCACTACAGCAGCTTTGATAAG GACAATATTCGGGACATCACCGACTCCCTGATTGAGCATTGTCAGGAGAAGAAAGTGTATGAATCTGCCAACATTCAGCTCTCTGATCAGAAGATCATCAGCATTGTCAATGACCTTTTTGGAGCTG GTTTTGACACTGTGACAACTGCGTTGTCCTGGAGTCTCATGTATCTTGTGACATATCCAGAAATTCAGAAGAAGATTCATGAAGAATTAG ATCAGTTGATTGGCAGAGAGAGGAGACCCAGACTATCAGACCGGCCCCTGCTGCCCTATACAGAAGCTTTTATCTTAGAGATGTTCCGACATTCCTCCTTCCTGCCCTTCACCATTCCTCACTG CACAACGAAAGACACAGTACTGAATGGCTACTTCATCCCGAAGGACCTCTGTGTGTTTGTCAACCAGTGGCAAGTCAATCACGATGA GAAGCTTTGGAAAGATCCATCTACCTTCAACCCAGAGCGTTTCCTCAGTGCTGAAGGGACTGAAGTAAACAGGGCAGAGAGTGAGAAAGTGATGATGTTTGGCTTGGGGAAGAGGAAGTGCATTGGTGAGtccattggcaggtgggaggtCTTCCTCTTCTTGACCACCCTGCTCCAGCAATTGGAGTTCAGCATATGTGATGGTGAGAAGGCGGACATAACACCTCAGTATGGACTGACCATGAAGCACAAAAGGTGTGAGCACTTCCAGATTAAACCGCGCTTTGAAGTGAAAAGCTCTGGGTGA